In Helianthus annuus cultivar XRQ/B chromosome 3, HanXRQr2.0-SUNRISE, whole genome shotgun sequence, a single window of DNA contains:
- the LOC110929432 gene encoding pentatricopeptide repeat-containing protein At1g14470, producing the protein MSHLNAIAVRISSFKQLTQLHAQIIQHSLHHDNYWVSVLISHCTRLCAPPSYARLIFDSSHQPNLYAFTNMLKFYSHTGAHHHVINLFQNMRLSNVMPDAFVFPILIKSMEKEAVMLHAHLIKLGHQCDRFVRNAIMYMYAKYGPIYFARKLFDEMPERMVADWNSMISGYWRWGNEVEAGSLFNIMPERNVITWTAMVTGYSKARDLVTARRYFDQMPEKNVVSWNAMLSAYSQNGFAEEAMRLLNEMVVDGVQPDETTWVAVISACADRADAKLASSLMNMLNQRSVKLNYFVKTALIDMYAKCGDLAAAKNIFEELGAYRNVVSWNAMISAHTSVGDLSSARELFDRMPSKDVVSWNSMIAGYAQNGQSTMAIELFKKMISSNHTKPDEVTMVSVISACSHLGALELGNWALNIIDENQIKLSISGYNSLIFMYSKCGSMKDAERIFHKMKTQDVISFNTLITGFAAQGDGFAAIDTMRKMKEQGFQPDRITYISVLTACSHAGLLEQGKKVFDSITNPDVDHYACMIDLLGRVGNLDEAKNLITRMPMVPHAGVYGSLLNAARIRKRIDIGEFAASHLFKIEPENSGNYVLLSNMYASMGRWGDVERIRGKMKLLGLKKATGWSYVEFDGKLHKFIVGDKAHERSNDIYKLLMELRKKMRIAGYIADKESVLRDVEEEEKEEMVGTHSEKLALCFALLVSESGAVIRIVKNLRVCWDCHEAMKIISKLEGREIIVRDNNRFHCFNDGSCSCKDYW; encoded by the coding sequence ATGTCACATTTGAACGCAATTGCAGTCAGAATATCCAGTTTCAAGCAGTTGACACAGCTACATGCACAGATCATTCAGCATTCCCTCCATCATGACAACTATTGGGTGTCTGTGCTCATCAGCCACTGCACCCGCCTCTGCGCCCCACCCTCCTACGCGCGTCTCATTTTCGACTCTTCCCACCAACCCAATCTCTACGCATTCACCAACATGCTCAAGTTCTACTCGCACACGGGCGCCCATCACCATGTCATCAATCTCTTTCAGAATATGCGCCTTTCCAATGTCATGCCTGATGCTTTTGTTTTTCCGATCTTAATTAAATCCATGGAGAAGGAAGCTGTTATGTTACATGCCCATCTTATAAAACTTGGGCATCAGTGTGATCGTTTTGTACGTAATGCTATTATGTATATGTATGCCAAGTATGGGCCCATTTATTTTGCACGTAaactgttcgatgaaatgcctgaGAGAATGGTGGCGGATTGGAACTCTATGATTTCTGGGTATTGGAGGTGGGGAAATGAGGTTGAAGCTGGTAGTTTGTTTAATATAATGCCTGAGAGAAATGTCATCACTTGGACTGCGATGGTTACTGGGTATTCAAAGGCACGAGATTTGGTTACTGCAAGGAGGTATTTTGATCAAATGCCTGAGAAAAATGTTGTTTCTTGGAATGCGATGTTGTCTGCTTATTCACAGAATGGGTTTGCAGAAGAGGCTATGAGACTGCTGAATGAGATGGTTGTTGATGGTGTTCAACCAGATGAAACAACTTGGGTTGCGGTTATTTCAGCATGTGCAGATCGTGCTGATGCTAAACTTGCAAGTTCACTCATGAACATGCTCAATCAGAGGAGTGTTAAGTTAAATTACTTTGTCAAGACCGCGCTAATTGACATGTATGCAAAGTGTGGGGATCTTGCAGCTGCTAAGAATATTTTTGAGGAGTTAGGTGCATACAGAAATGTGGTTTCGTGGAACGCGATGATTTCTGCGCATACGAGTGTTGGTGATTTGAGTTCTGCCAGAGAACTCTTTGATAGGATGCCTTCCAAGGATGTAGTTTCATGGAACTCAATGATCGCAGGTTATGCACAAAATGGACAATCGACAATGGCAATTGAGCTATTCAAGAAGATGATCAGTTCTAACCACACAAAACCAGACGAAGTTACTATGGTTAGTGTCATATCTGCATGTTCACATCTTGGGGCATTGGAGTTGGGAAACTGGGCTTTAAACATCATAGATGAAAATCAAATCAAATTGAGTATTTCCGGTTATAACTCTTTAATTTTTATGTACTCCAAATGCGGAAGCATGAAAGATGCCGAAAGAATCTTCCATAAAATGAAGACGCAAGATGTTATTTCCTTCAACACTTTGATTACAGGTTTTGCAGCTCAAGGTGACGGATTTGCAGCCATTGATACAATGCGTAAGATGAAAGAACAGGGGTTTCAACCTGATAGAATCACATATATCAGTGTTCTTACCGCCTGCAGCCATGCAGGACTGTTAGAACAAGGTAAAAAAGTTTTTGATTCCATCACTAACCCGGATGTTGACCACTATGCATGCATGATTGACTTATTAGGCCGAGTGGGTAACCTCGATGAAGCGAAGAATTTAATCACAAGAATGCCAATGGTCCCACATGCGGGAGTATATGGTTCACTCCTAAACGCTGCTCGCATTCGTAAAAGAATTGATATCGGGGAGTTTGCAGCTAGTCATCTTTTCAAAATTGAACCCGAAAATTCTGGGAATTACGTTTTGCTTTCGAACATGTATGCTTCAATGGGGCGATGGGGCGATGTTGAGCGAATCCGGGGGAAAATGAAACTGTTAGGGTTAAAGAAAGCTACAGGATGGAGTTATGTGGAATTTGATGGGAAATTACACAAATTTATTGTGGGTGATAAAGCACATGAAAGATCAAATGATATATACAAGTTATTGatggaattaagaaagaaaatgAGGATAGCTGGATACATTGCTGATAAAGAGAGTGTTCTTAGAGATGTTGAAGAGGAAGAGAAGGAAGAGATGGTGGGCACTCACAGTGAGAAGCTGGCACTCTGTTTCGCACTTCTTGTTAGTGAGTCAGGGGCCGTTATTAGAATTGTGAAAAACTTGAGGGTCTGTTGGGATTGTCATGAGGCCATGAAGATTATTTCAAAGCTGGAGGGAAGAGAGATAATTGTGAGGGATAACAATAGATTTCATTGTTTTAATGATGGTTCATGTTCATGCAAAGATTATTGGTAA